Proteins encoded within one genomic window of Haematobia irritans isolate KBUSLIRL chromosome 5, ASM5000362v1, whole genome shotgun sequence:
- the LOC142240792 gene encoding threonylcarbamoyladenosine tRNA methylthiotransferase codes for MVQLDENDIADIEDLISSDDIKPKDRYKNKKNVTLRARKKQPIVNEEDPNESKEILKSVIPGTQKIYLKTWGCSHNNSDSEYMAGQLQSYGYQLTDSKENANLWLLNSCTVKNPSEDTFRNEIENGVNKGKHVVVAGCVPQGAPKSSYLKGLSIIGVQQIDRVVEVVEETLKGHSVRLLHNKKEGGHRVAGAKLDLPKVRKNPLIEIIAINTGCLNQCTYCKTKHARGDLASYSPNEIVDRAKQAFEEGVCEIWLTSEDTGAYGRDIGTSLPELLWKLIEVIPEKCMLRVGMTNPPYILEHLEEMSKILSHPRVYSFLHVPVQSGSDAVLGDMKREYCRKDFEHVVDFLRERVDGHLTIATDIICGFPSETEEDFEETMSMCSKYHFPSLFINQFFPRPGTPAAKMTRIPADLVKRRTKRLTELFNSYTPYAGREGNIYDVLVTEISHDSLHYVGHNKSYEQVLLPMRKNLLGKSVRVRIINTTKFSMVGEIMDSEECWTECSQVMNKTPEKMIKSSQCFVNLIPKDRLGMVLILGIVAFVLQWLWKRISYMA; via the coding sequence atggTACAATTAGATGAAAATGATATAGCTGACATTGAGGATTTGATATCTTCTGATGATATTAAACCAAAAGAccgatacaaaaataaaaagaatgtcACTCTCAGAGCTCGGAAGAAACAACCAATAGTGAACGAGGAGGACCCTAACGAGAGCAAAGAGATTCTTAAAAGCGTGATTCCAGGAACTCAAAAAATATACTTAAAAACGTGGGGCTGTTCCCACAACAATTCTGATAGTGAATATATGGCTGGTCAGCTCCAATCTTATGGATACCAATTAACTGATAGTAAGGAAAATGCTAATCTTTGGTTGTTAAATAGTTGTACAGTAAAAAATCCATCGGAAGATACGTTTCGTAATGAAATTGAGAATGGTGTTAACAAAGGAAAACATGTTGTTGTCGCTGGATGTGTTCCCCAAGGAGCACCTAAATCTAGTTATTTGAAAGGACTTTCTATTATTGGCGTACAACAAATTGACCGAGTCGTTGAAGTTGTGGAGGAAACTCTGAAAGGGCATTCCGTACGACTTTTGCACAATAAGAAGGAAGGTGGGCATCGAGTAGCTGGCGCAAAACTGGACCTGCCAAAAGTGCGAAAAAATCCACTTATAGAAATCATTGCTATTAATACAGGATGTCTCAATCAATGTACATATTGCAAAACTAAACATGCTAGGGGAGATCTGGCAAGTTATTCGCCAAACGAAATAGTCGATCGTGCCAAGCAAGCGTTTGAAGAAGGTGTATGCGAGATATGGTTAACATCTGAGGATACAGGAGCCTATGGACGAGATATTGGTACGTCATTACCTGAACTGCTGTGGAAGCTTATCGAAGTTATTCCCGAAAAATGTATGCTTCGCGTTGGAATGACAAATCCACCATACATATTGGAGCATCTAGAGGAAATGTCGAAAATTCTATCGCATCCGAGGGTATACTCGTTTCTACATGTTCCCGTTCAAAGTGGTAGTGACGCGGTATTGGGAGATATGAAACGTGAATATTGCCGGAAAGACTTCGAGCACGTAGTTGACTTTTTGCGAGAAAGAGTTGATGGGCATCTTACAATCGCAACCGATATAATATGTGGCTTTCCGTCTGAAACAGAGGAAGATTTTGAAGAGACTATGAGTATGTGTAGTAAATACCATTTCCCTTCCTTATTTATAAATCAATTCTTCCCTCGGCCTGGGACGCCCGCAGCGAAGATGACGCGAATTCCCGCAGATCTGGTAAAAAGGAGGACGAAACGTTTGACAGAATTGTTTAATAGCTATACTCCATATGCTGGTCGAGAAGGAAACATTTATGATGTACTTGTGACGGAAATTTCTCACGATTCTCTGCATTACGTTGGACATAACAAAAGCTATGAACAAGTATTGTTACCAAtgagaaaaaatttacttggaaaATCGGTTAGAGTACGCATTATAAACACAACTAAATTCAGTATGGTGGGAGAAATCATGGACAGCGAGGAGTGTTGGACTGAATGTAGTCAGGTTATGAACAAAACACCAGAGAAAATGATTAAGAGCAGCCAATGTTTTGTTAATCTAATACCTAAAGACCGGCTTGGTATGGTCCTCATTTTGGGAATAGTTGCCTTTGTTTTGCAGTGGCTTTGGAAGCGAATTTCTTATATGGCCTAA
- the LOC142239063 gene encoding uncharacterized protein LOC142239063, with protein sequence MFQIRKPRKMNKRKLDVICSPGTYKRISFDEEYQQNVVDEIAGDSFDEVVFTQSEDDFLFHVENEVITCTNDDEGTGKPVWIEPAVKFLISKVKELRPKVGKSASLKNKKQMWIKISEELCSLGYNFNSQQVETKYFSLERKYKRTQLYNSKTGRNRQTCPYQSELDDLLQEKKSINPDFVLDSEAEVSSADLKLIEGPNLSETDPCCSSSRKRKTALQQFIDMSEEHAKKKRRE encoded by the exons atgtttcaaataCGTAAACCaagaaaaatgaataaaagaaaattggacGTAATTTGCTCACCGGGAACATACAAAAGAATTTCTTTCG ATGAGGAATACCAGCAAAATGTGGTGGACGAAATTGCTGGTGATAGTTTTGATGAAGTAGTTTTCACCCAGAGTGAAGATGACTTTCTTTTCCACGTTGAAAATGAAGTCATCACTTGCACCAACGACGATGAAGGAACCGGGAAGCCCGTGTGGATTGAGccagcagtaaaatttttgatatccaAAGTGAAAGAATTACGGCCAAAAGTGGGAAAATCGGccagcctaaaaaataaaaaacaaatgtggATAAAGATTTCAGAAGAATTGTGTTCACTTGGATACAATTTCAATTCTCAACAAGTGGAAACCAAGTATTTCAGTTTGGAACGGAAATACAAACGCACACAACTTTACAACTCTAAGACTGGTCGGAATAGGCAGACGTGCCCTTATCaaag CGAATTGGACGATCTTTTGCAAGAAAAAAAGTCTATAAATCCAGATTTTGTACTCGACAGTGAAGCGGAAGTGTCTTCGGCGGATTTAAAACTCATCGAAGGCCCAAATTTATCTGAAACAG ATCCATGTTGTTCATCATCAAGAAAACGGAAAACAGCCCTTCAACAATTCATAGACATGTCTGAAgaacatgcaaaaaaaaagagaagagAGTGA